The segment actatttttacaaatttcttATTTCTATAGAGaactattgtagatttgggattgtaaatttgaaattagaataactagaatttttgttgatagatgagtaagtattctttcagaaattttcatcaatatgttgtatttttaaaataattttttaaaaacctgctatttctggataattttcatttttataaagaactattgtagatttggaATTATTACTTAGAAATAAGGATAccaataatttttacaaaactgctatttttgaaaagttttcatttctatagagaactattgtagatttgggattgtgactttgaaattaggataagaagaatttttgttgatatatgagtattctttcatattttttcatcaataggttatattttcaataatttttatagaaactactatttttggaaatttttcatTTCTATAGAGAACTATTGTAGATTCGGGATTGTGactttgaaattaggataactaaaattttttgttgatagatgaatattttttcagaatttttcatcaataggttgcatttttaatacttttttaaGAACCTTGTATTTTTGGTTGattatcatttttatagagaactattgtagattttggattgtgaCTTAGAAATAAGattaacaagaatttttgtttatatagagaacagataattagatatttatagtggtagtccaatgatttaagcagtatatatatttttattaaattaattgttaaaaaaattggagcgatgtctatgtaccatgaaagagatttagaatacattattacaaatgtagaatgtagcCAGAAATTTTTAAGCAACACTAAATAGTGTAAACCAATATAAAGAACACTTACCGAAAAACTTAATTTCGTAGGGAGTTAttaaccttcagattttgagaaaaatcaaaaatatgcaAAATCTTGTTTTATTGCAGTTGCATCTTGCACTAGAATAGGAATATTTTCAAAGAATTTTGGatttcttttgtttgtgtttgtttctctagagaatagagatttcatagtggttagtccactcaTTTAGGCaatatatgaagttttatttaattaaacttttaaaatttgagaCAATACTAATGtatcatgaaagagagtttagaatacattaatataaatgtataatgtggttataaatttttaaacaccACTAAAGAATATAAACTTCATTATACAGAGCATTTAACGAAAACTCACTCATATGGGTTAACCTtcggattttgagaaaaattagaaaaaaattgtaatcttGTTTTAtttcaatctttttttattgcatAAGTGCATCCTGAATTTACATaagatgatggtcaaagaggtttgaaatctTTTTTTGTGTCATTTCTCTatagaatatatatttcatagtGGTTAGTGCATAGAAGTTCtattaaattaattgtaaaACAATTAGAGATGATAGTCATGTACCATGTAATAAAGTTtggaatacattaatacaaatgtaaaatgttgttagaaatttttaaataacactTAAGATTGtaaacttcattatatagagtatttaccgaaaactcaatttCGTAGGAGTTAACCATTAGatctagaaaaaaattaaaaaattataacaatcttttttttattgcatTGTTGCATCCTCCATTGACATAGGATGATAGTCAAATaggtttgaaattttttttgtgtctGTTTCTCTAGACAATAGATAtttgtagtggttattctaTTGATTTAAGCAGTatataaagttaaattaaattaattattaaacttttaagtgatgtctatgtaccatgaGAGAaattttagcatacattaatacaatgtataatatggttataaatttgtaaacaacattaaagagtgtaaacttcaacatatagagcatttaccgaaaaactaaaatttgtaggggttaaccttctgattttgataaatttcaaaaatatgaaaatattgctTTATGGAATAATTGCAACCTGAAGTGTCATaggatgatggtcaaagaggtttaaaatatttaatgtgTTAGTTTTTTCTTGAAAATAGAGATCTCATAGTGGTAAGTCCACTCATTTGGGCaatttatgaagttttattaaattaattgttaaCAAATTAAAGACAATACTCATTTACCTTGAAAAAGattttagaatacattaatacaaatgtataatgtggttcgcaatttttaaacaacaataAAAGTGTAAACTTCATTATATAAGGAAATTACCAAAAACCCAATTTCGAAGGGGTTCTTAaccttcatatttttttttttaaaatgacaatcttttttttattgcataaGTGAATCCTGAACTGAAATAGTATGATGTTTAAAGAGTTTTAAAATCTTTGTTGTGTCCATTTCTcaagagaatatatatatatttataatggtTAGGCCCCTGATTTAAGCattatataaagttttttaaaatgaattgtTAAAAAATTAGAGCTATGTCTaagtaccatgaaagagagtttataatatataatcacaaatttagaatgttaTTAGAACATTTTAAGCGACACCAGAAGGTGTAAACttcaatatatagtatatttaccATAAAAACTCaaatttcgtaggggttaaccttcatattttgagaaaaaaaaatcaaaaatatgaaaatgttgTTTTATAGCATAGTTTCATCTTGCACTGGAATCTTTGTTCCCGTTTCTTTAGAGAATTGAGATTTCATAgtgttagtccactaatttaggcaatatatgaagttttattaacttaattgtttaaaaattatagaggATAGTAATGTACCATGAAACAGTGTTTAGAATATACTAACAAAAATGTAGAAAGtggttagaaaattttaaacaacaataAAGAGTGTAAATTTCAtttatagagaatttaccgacaACCCAATTTCGTAGGGATTTTAACctttagattttgagaaaaaaaataaaaaaatatgaaaaacttgttttattacatagttgcatcctgcactgaCAAATGATGATGGTAAAAaagatttgaaatattttttgtgtcCGTTTCTCtgaagaatatatatttataacggttagtccactgatttaagcagcaaaaaagttttataaaattaattgttaaaatattagAGAGACGTATATTTCCATAAAagatagtttagcatacataatGTATAATTtggttaaaaaattttaaacaacactaaagagtgTAAACTTAAATATATAGAGCACTTACCGAATAACTaaatttcgtaggggttaaccttcaAATTgtgataaaaaatcaaaaatatgaaaatcttaCTTTATGGAATAAATGCATCCTAAAGTGGCATAGGAttaaggtcaaagaggtttgaaatctttattatgatcttttctctagagaatagagATTTCATGTTAGTCCACTGATTTAGACaatatatgaagttttattaaattaattgttgAAAAATTTAAGCCAATACTCATGTGCGatgaaaaagattatataatacattaatacaaatttataatgtggttagaaatttttaaacaacactaaacaGAGAAAACTTCATTATATAAAGCATTTGCCGAAAATCAAATTTTGTATGAGTGTTAACattcagattttgagaaaaattcaaaaattatgacaatattttttattgcaTAATTGCATCTTGAACTGACATAGGATGATGGTCAAAAtggtttgaaatattttttatgtccgtttctctagagaaaatatatttattcctATGATTTAAGCAATATATAGatctttattaaattaattgttaaaaaaattggagCGATGTCTATGTATCATGAAATAGATGTAGAATACATTATTACAAAATTAGAATGTAGCTAGAAAATTTTAAGCAACACTAAATAGTGTAAACATGAATATAAAGAACACTTACCGAAAAACTTAATTTCGTAGGAgttaaccttcagattttgagaaaaatcaaaaatatgcaaaatcatgttttattgcagttgcatcctgcactggCGTAGGAATATTTTCAAAGaagtttggatttttttgtttgtttgtttctctagagaatagagatttcatagtggttagtccactgatttaggcaatatatgaagttttatttaattaacatttaaaatttGAGACAATACTAATGTatcataaaagagagtttagaatatactaatacaaatgtataatgtggttataaaattttaaacaccaCTAAAGAGTGTAAACTTCATTATATAAAGCATTTAACGAAAATTCACTCTCATAGGGgttaaccttcagattttgagaaaaattcaaaaaatattgcAATCTTGTTTTATTGCATAAGTGCATCCTGAAATTACATAAGATGATGGTCAGAGaggtttgaaatatttttttttgtgtcattTCTCTGgagtatatatatttcatagtgGTTAGTGCACTGAAGTTCTATTAAATTAACTGTAAAACAATTAGAGACAatactcatgtaccatgaaagagagtttagaatacattaatacaaatgtaaaatgtggttagaaatttttaaacaagaCTTAAGAGTGtaaacttcattatatagagcatttaccgaaaactcaatttCGTAGGGATTAACCATTAGatttagaaaaaattaaaaaattataacaatctTTTTTATTGCATTGTGGCATCCTGCACTGACATaggatgatggtcaaagaggtttgaaatttttttgtgtctggttctctagagaatagatattttgtagtggttattcctttgatttaagaagtatataaaattaaattaaattaattattaaacttttaagcgatgtctatgtaccatgaaagaaaatttagcatacattaatacaatgtataatatggttatgtaaacttcaatatatagagcactTACCGAAACACTaaatttcgtaggggttaaccttcagattttgataaaaatttaaaaataagacaATCTTGCTTTATGGAATAATTTTATCCTGAAGTGCCATAGGATGATGGTCAAagatatttagaatattttttgtgtccgtttttttagaaaatagagATCTCATAGTGGTAAGTCCACTCATTTGGGCaatttatgaagttttattaaattaattgttaaCAAATTAAAGACAATACTCATGTAccttgaaaaatattttagaatacattaatacaaatgtataatgtggttggcaatttttaaacaacactaaaaagtgTAAACTTCTTTATATAAGGAAATTACTAAAAATCCAATTTCGAAGGGGTTGTTAACcttcagattaaaaaaaaaatgacaatatttttGTATTGCATAAGTGAATTCTGAACTGAAATAGTATGATGGAtaaagagttttcaaatatatttttatagtgAATATATTTGTTGTgtccatttctctagagaatatatatttttatagtgGATAGTCCCCAGATTTAAgcattatataaatttttttaaattaattgttaAAAAATTAGAGCGATGTCTAAGTACCATGGAAGaaagtttatcatatattattacaaatttagaatgtagtTAGAAAATTTTAAGCAACACTAAAAGGTGTaaacttcaatatatagagcatttaccgaaaaaactcaatttcgtaggggttaaccttcagattttgagaaaaaaaatcaaaaatctgacaatgttgttttattgcatagttTCATCTTGCACTGATATAGGATGATagtcaaagatgtttggaatCTTTTTGTGCCTGTTTCTTTAGAGGTTTCATAgtgttagtccactaatttaggcactatatgaagttttattaaattaattgtttaaaaattagATAGGATAgtaatgtaccatgaaatagtgtttagaatatattaagacaaatgtaaaatgtggttagaaaattttaaacaataataaagagtgtaaacttcatttatagagaatttaccgacaATCCAATTTCGTAGGGGTGTTAACctttagattttgagaaaaaaaaatatgaaaaacttGTTTTATTACATAGTTGCATACTGCACTGACAAATGATGATGGtcaaaaagatttaaaatattttttgtgttcGTTTCTCTgaagaataaatatttataatggttagtccactgatttaagaagtaaaaaagttttataaaattaattgttaaaatattagAGCGACGTCTATTACCATAAAagatagtttagcatacataatGTATaatttggttagaaatttttaaataacactaaagagtgtaaacttaaatatatatataagagcaCTTACCGAATAACTaaatttcgtaggggttaaccttcaAATTgtgataaaaaatcaaaaatatgaaaatcttgCTTTATGGAATAAATGCATCCTAAAGTCACATAAGAttaaggtcaaagaggtttggaatctTTATTGTGATcttttctctagagaatagagATTTCATGTTAGTCTACTGATTTAGACaatatatgaagttttattaaattaatttttgaaaaattaaagcCAATACTCATGTGCCctgaaaaagattatataatacattaatacaaatttataatgtggttagaaatttttaaacaacactaaacagagaaaacttcattatataaagcatttaccgaaaaacaaattttgtatgAGTGTTAAcctttagattttgaaaaaaattccaaaattatgacaatattttttattgcaTAATTGCATCATGAACTGACATACAGGGGCGGATCCAGAAATTTATTTAGACTGGGgcacataattatatttattatatccaatataataatttttttcaaaatataacatagtcatatatataaaagctcaaaataaacttaaagtatacaacaaaccaaaaacataaaaaatatatataattaagaaactTATATTATACTATAGACATTGGTTTTCAATGTAGTTTGACATTGTTTCTTAAAATATTGTTCCATAAACacttaataaaaataactataataGTATTTCAAATACGGTAAACAGTGAAAAGTAAGTGAATAATTTAGCTGAAATTAAATATATGGTAAACTATTAGAAATGATAGATAATCTTACTTAGAAGAGAATCTAAAGAAGTAATTTTAATGGATTCAACAATGTTCAATTGTTAAATTAATAACTATAATTAATGTCAACACCATATTCCATGTACAAAGCTTCTTTTGtgtgtagattttttttttttaaaaataaaatagacatAGGACTCGTAACATTCAACTTCAACTAGAAAATACTAGGGTAATTATATGGGCTGGAGCATATTCATTTTATTTGTAATTGGactaaaacatttttgttttgttttgattgagTGGAGCaatcttttgttttaattgGGTGGGgcacttttctatttttttcattaatttaacttaaaccaagttaaaaaaaaagttttatttactattaagaaaaaaaaaagaagagtgtGGGGCAAGTGCCACACCCACTCCTCTCCTCCGTCTGCCCCTGCTGACATAGAATGATGGTCAAAAaggtttgaaatattttttttgtgccGTTTCTctatagaatatatatttatagtggttagtccaatttttgtaattaattagtTTCAGTGGGGGCGGCTGCCCCCTTACTGCCCAACATAGCTCTGCCCCTGCTAGTATTGTATGGTATAGTATCCTAGTGGTGCTGGTGCGTACTATTTGTTCTGTTGTGAGATTTTTAACTTGTGTATgtaataaatgaaatattatctactgaaaatatatattataattggGATTATGTATTAGTTGGGGGAGTTTGATATGTACGTAATGGAGGATTagttaaacttttattttttgaagACCTGGATTAGTTAAGCTAATTATTCGATTTTTCTAGAACCATATTTTGTTGTTCGCCCCATACGTCACACATGCATGCCACCATGCCTATCTTTTCTCAATAATCATTAAATGTACTAAATGTTGAACATTCTATTACGGATAATATATAACTAGTTATGTATGTTAACTGaattctttttaaaatgtaatttgCCTTGGCCAATATATGGTGGGTGGTGAAAACATGGAGAACACTCTCAAGATCAAGCCCGTCTAAGCAACTATAGTCATGTTCTTTTTGTAGCCGCCCGGAGCAGCGGTAGCGGCAAACAAATAACACTTCGACGGAAACAAAATGAGCGATCTTtgaaagaaaatttaattatcATGGCTTGCCGGCGTTGCCGCAGCGACTGTAAAAGGGGATGCGGCTGCCGCTGTTAATTCCAGCGTCCCAAAGCATGTCTAATCTAAAGCTTGAAATGATCGCTGCGTCCAAACTCTGGAAATCTTTTCTCAGATGCATGCTTTAAATTTCGACGCTGACGCTAAAAGCCGCGACTGTATCCCGAACAGGGCTTATATCGACAAGCTGGTTCGGAAATTTTCTCAATAATCATTAAATGTACTAAATGTTGAACATTCTATTACGGATAATATATAACTAGTTATGTATGTTAACTGaattctttttaaaatgtaatttgCCTTGGCCAATATATGGTGGGTGGTGAAAACATGGAGAACACTCTCAAGATCAAGCCCGTCTAAGCAACTATATCGACAAGCTGGTTCGGAAATTTTCGCGGCTCTGGAAATGGACGATTTGACGAATCCTTGCGATTTGGTTTGCAAATAGATGAGATGATCTACAAGTTATGTTTTTAGTCTAAGTTAGAAATCTCATTTTAAACAAAGTTGCATCTTTTGAAAAAACGTTTTTTCgagttgaataaatttaacacaCTCAAAAAATACTTTCAACTTTTTGTTTGATTCcatgaattaataaaattgagaAAGTGTACAAGGGATCAAATAAGAACCACATAAACTAAGATATACACAAAATTCCAGCATGAactattttttatgaaaaaggTTTCGAGTGCGCCAACATTGAAGAAGCTATTAGCTTAAAGTCCAGCAGTCAAAATACCCCCAAGAAATCGAAGCCGGTTTGTTGCATCTTGTCTTTCACCGAAAACagctatatataagaaaagatTAAATTACTAacgcatatatatatactagtttACACCATCTTATGTACAAAAGTCCCCTTCAAATcccaaacaaacaaataaaaattctagTACTATCGACGATATATACTCAAAACATATCATCAAAATCGGTTTAAACAAATGAACTCGCCCCGCATTATCAAGGAAAAAGAAACATATCCCATCTAATCCAAATGATATATCTTAGACGACTAAGATATATGCTCTGGttcttattcttcttcctcatcatagATCTGTCCATCTCTTTCACATTTTCcagttatattatattattatacatgTTTTTTTCAACATATAACGCAAGCGTTAGGGTTCTCTTCCATGCTTGGGGCGTAGTAATAAGTTGTTAAATGAGGATTATATGCTTTATATGCCTTCACAAGCTCCAACACATGATCCAGTGGTGGCGGTTGTGGCTGAGGCTGAAGCTGCGGCTGTGGTTGATCTTTCTTCTCTCCTTCCTTCTTATCACtgccttctttcttttcttcttctttctttggcGCTTCTCCTTCCTTTTTCCCTTCTTCCTTTGGAGCTTCCCCTTCTTTCTTCGGCTGCTCGCCACCACCTTCCTTCTTTGGctcttccttcttctccttTTCTGGCTCTTTGGCAGGTCCCACTAGTATGATATCCGTCATCGGCCAATACTTTCTTAGCTT is part of the Brassica rapa cultivar Chiifu-401-42 chromosome A09, CAAS_Brap_v3.01, whole genome shotgun sequence genome and harbors:
- the LOC103843791 gene encoding heavy metal-associated isoprenylated plant protein 39, whose product is MKKIVLKLDLHDDKAKHKALKTVSTLPGIDSIAMDMKEKKLTVIGTVDPINVVSKLRKYWPMTDIILVGPAKEPEKEKKEEPKKEGGGEQPKKEGEAPKEEGKKEGEAPKKEEEKKEGSDKKEGEKKDQPQPQLQPQPQPPPLDHVLELVKAYKAYNPHLTTYYYAPSMEENPNACVIC